The following coding sequences lie in one Synechococcus sp. PCC 7336 genomic window:
- a CDS encoding riboflavin synthase, whose product MFTGLIQATGRLQTANESQVRIHWLGASPQLLGDLELGDSVAVDGVCLTVARGTSDGFIADVSPETLARTTLVDRPANHLVNLERSLRVGGKVGGHFVTGHIDGIGYFGEGVESGAAWELSFRVPERVAKYIVPKGSIAINGISLTVADMEVGGSGFKVAVIPHTYELTNLSALKPGDPVNLEGDILGKYVEQFLLGRRTETTAERVPVGEPALDLSFLSEHGFL is encoded by the coding sequence ATGTTCACTGGACTCATCCAAGCCACCGGTCGCCTGCAAACCGCAAACGAATCGCAAGTTCGCATCCACTGGCTGGGGGCCAGTCCCCAACTCTTGGGCGATTTGGAGTTGGGGGACAGTGTGGCGGTGGATGGGGTGTGTTTGACTGTGGCGCGGGGGACATCCGATGGCTTTATTGCCGATGTTTCGCCCGAAACGCTGGCCCGCACGACATTGGTCGATCGCCCCGCCAACCATCTCGTCAATCTGGAGCGTTCGCTGCGGGTGGGGGGCAAGGTGGGGGGGCACTTCGTCACCGGTCACATCGATGGGATTGGCTATTTTGGCGAGGGCGTTGAAAGTGGAGCCGCTTGGGAATTGAGCTTTCGAGTACCCGAGCGGGTGGCAAAATATATCGTGCCCAAGGGCAGTATCGCCATCAACGGCATCAGTCTGACAGTGGCAGATATGGAGGTTGGGGGGAGTGGGTTTAAGGTGGCTGTCATTCCCCATACCTACGAACTCACCAACTTATCTGCCCTCAAGCCGGGAGATCCAGTCAATCTAGAAGGGGATATTTTGGGCAAATATGTCGAGCAATTCTTGCTGGGGCGCAGGACGGAGACAACTGCCGAGCGGGTGCCGGTCGGCGAGCCCGCATTAGACCTGAGCTTTTTATCCGAACACGGTTTTTTGTAG
- a CDS encoding bifunctional nuclease family protein has protein sequence MVEMEVAAIALDAANRVPIVILRDLSERRALPIWVGKAEANAIMQALDGQTPARPMTHDLILSSWTELGYAVDKIVVCELKDDTFYATITLRKDEESVHIDSRPSDAIAIALRADAPIWTMEEVIAEASIPVDQDADDAEREAFRRFLQGVSPKDFIGTRPSDSTDAEAN, from the coding sequence ATGGTGGAAATGGAGGTTGCAGCGATTGCATTAGATGCTGCCAATCGCGTGCCCATTGTGATTCTGCGAGACCTCAGCGAACGGCGAGCGTTACCCATTTGGGTCGGTAAAGCTGAGGCCAATGCCATTATGCAGGCCCTCGACGGCCAAACCCCCGCCCGCCCCATGACCCACGATTTGATCCTGAGTTCTTGGACAGAGTTGGGCTATGCGGTGGACAAGATTGTGGTGTGCGAGCTGAAGGACGATACATTTTACGCCACCATCACCCTGCGCAAAGATGAAGAAAGCGTTCACATCGACTCTCGGCCCAGCGATGCGATCGCCATTGCGCTGCGGGCGGATGCACCCATTTGGACGATGGAAGAGGTGATTGCAGAAGCCTCAATTCCCGTCGATCAGGATGCCGACGACGCCGAACGAGAAGCTTTCCGTCGCTTTTTGCAGGGGGTAAGCCCCAAGGATTTCATCGGCACTCGACCATCCGATTCGACAGATGCAGAGGCCAATTAG
- a CDS encoding DNA-formamidopyrimidine glycosylase codes for MPELPEVETVRRDLERSTLHQTIASVEVLLDRTIAHPSPADFCSRLSGQQLVDWQRRGKYLLGELSSGDRLGVHLRMTGQLLWLESSDEPVHKHTRVRMAIAQGRELRFNDCRTFGQIWLVPSGIPTATIVTGLAKLGPEPLSPEFSEEYFYQQLQTSRRPIKNALLDQRLVAGVGNIYADEALFLAQTHPQTPCDRFTRPWSAQLRACLIQVLSDSIEQRGTSFSSYRDLGGVNGNYLGHAWVYSRKGKPCRRCDGEIVRIKLAGRSAHFCPNCQFSSSAKLTSWLRCHKP; via the coding sequence GTGCCTGAATTACCTGAAGTTGAAACCGTCCGGCGCGATCTCGAACGCTCGACGCTGCATCAAACGATCGCCAGCGTCGAAGTCCTGCTCGATCGCACCATCGCCCATCCCTCGCCTGCTGACTTCTGCAGTCGCTTGAGCGGCCAGCAACTGGTGGACTGGCAGCGACGGGGTAAATATTTGTTGGGGGAACTCAGCAGTGGCGATCGCCTCGGAGTTCACCTGCGCATGACCGGACAGTTACTCTGGCTGGAGTCCTCCGACGAACCGGTCCACAAACACACGCGGGTGCGCATGGCGATCGCCCAGGGCCGCGAATTGCGCTTCAACGATTGTCGCACCTTCGGCCAAATCTGGTTGGTGCCCAGCGGCATCCCCACAGCGACAATTGTGACAGGGTTGGCCAAGTTGGGGCCGGAACCCTTAAGCCCCGAGTTTTCAGAGGAGTATTTTTACCAGCAGTTGCAAACAAGCCGCCGCCCGATTAAAAATGCCTTACTCGACCAGCGGTTAGTGGCGGGGGTGGGAAACATCTACGCAGATGAAGCCTTATTTCTCGCTCAGACGCATCCGCAGACCCCCTGCGATCGCTTCACCCGCCCCTGGAGTGCCCAACTCCGCGCCTGCCTCATTCAGGTCTTGAGTGACAGTATCGAGCAGCGGGGCACCAGCTTCAGTAGCTACCGCGATCTGGGTGGCGTTAACGGCAATTATCTGGGGCATGCATGGGTCTACAGCCGTAAGGGGAAACCCTGTCGGCGCTGCGATGGCGAGATTGTGCGGATTAAATTGGCGGGGCGATCGGCTCACTTTTGCCCCAACTGTCAATTTTCGTCGTCGGCCAAACTGACATCCTGGCTGCGCTGCCACAAACCGTAG
- the rpiA gene encoding ribose 5-phosphate isomerase A, with amino-acid sequence MALTPNELKKMAAEEAVKRVQSGMVVGLGTGSTAAYAVSAIGDRMKTEGLKIIGVPTSARTFEQAQSLGIPLATLEAQPKLDLAIDGADEIELSSLNLIKGAGGALLREKLVEVSADRLIIVADKSKKVNKLGEKFALPVEIVRFGWKSTFSRVEALGCQPVLRLSDGGEPFITDEQHYIIDCQFGPMDDPVAIANALKATAGVVEHGLFIDMTAEAIVATDSGIEVLSK; translated from the coding sequence ATGGCGCTGACACCCAATGAATTGAAGAAAATGGCTGCTGAAGAGGCGGTCAAGCGCGTGCAATCGGGCATGGTGGTGGGACTGGGCACCGGTTCTACTGCTGCCTATGCCGTCAGCGCCATCGGCGATCGCATGAAAACAGAGGGGTTGAAGATTATCGGCGTGCCCACCTCCGCGCGCACGTTCGAGCAGGCCCAGTCCCTCGGCATTCCCCTTGCAACTTTGGAAGCACAGCCCAAATTGGATCTGGCGATCGATGGGGCTGACGAAATTGAACTGAGTTCCCTCAACTTGATCAAGGGAGCGGGGGGGGCACTGCTGCGGGAGAAGCTAGTGGAGGTGAGCGCCGATCGCCTCATCATCGTGGCGGATAAGTCTAAAAAGGTGAATAAGCTGGGGGAGAAGTTTGCGCTACCCGTCGAGATTGTGCGGTTTGGTTGGAAGAGTACTTTCAGCCGTGTGGAGGCGCTCGGCTGCCAGCCCGTGTTGCGCCTGAGCGATGGTGGCGAACCGTTTATCACCGACGAGCAACATTACATCATTGATTGCCAATTCGGTCCGATGGACGATCCGGTGGCGATCGCCAATGCACTCAAAGCAACGGCAGGCGTCGTCGAGCACGGTCTCTTTATCGATATGACCGCCGAGGCGATCGTGGCCACCGATTCGGGTATCGAAGTATTGTCGAAGTAA
- a CDS encoding LuxR C-terminal-related transcriptional regulator translates to MENSYRTNDNLSDRELQVVELIATGLTNQDIAKRLEISKRTVDNHISNILEKTRTANRVALVRWALQWGKVCLDDVNCCTLSSGEVQSQTA, encoded by the coding sequence ATGGAAAACTCCTATCGTACTAACGATAATTTGTCGGATCGTGAATTGCAGGTAGTCGAGCTGATTGCAACGGGTTTGACCAATCAGGATATTGCCAAGCGGCTAGAGATCAGCAAGCGCACGGTGGATAACCACATCAGCAATATCTTAGAAAAAACCCGAACTGCCAATCGTGTGGCATTGGTGCGTTGGGCCTTGCAGTGGGGCAAAGTCTGTCTGGACGATGTCAACTGTTGCACTCTATCTTCTGGCGAAGTCCAATCCCAAACGGCCTAG